A region of Chloroflexaceae bacterium DNA encodes the following proteins:
- a CDS encoding molybdopterin molybdotransferase MoeA, translated as MTMHEMLRESPYPLVSIDEALRLILSRAAPLDTEEVDALTADGRVLAETIRSPEAVPDGPRAAMDGYALRAADGLAERRVVAELTAGVTPELAIGPGMAARIMTGAPMPAGADAMIPVEFTEERDGVLRVQRAVQPGEYVHTPGQDIARGAVVLEQGSVIGPPEVGLLAALGLTRVRVYRRPRVAVLSTGDEIVEPGTPRPPGGVRDSNRYALLAAAREAGCETRSLGIVRDDLAAQQEAVLRGLEQADVLITSGGASMGTRDLIKTILAEIGTIHFGRVAFKPGKPTTFATTSDKLIFGLPGYPVSSLVSFEVFVRPALRALQGDARPMRPRVRVTLAAPVRPAPDRPEYQRIVVRQVNGRLLATTTGAQGSSRLLSLRGANGLLIVPPGDRERPAGAELEALLTGPIYDA; from the coding sequence ATGACCATGCACGAAATGCTGCGCGAGTCGCCCTACCCGCTGGTGTCGATTGACGAGGCGCTGCGTCTGATCCTCTCCCGCGCCGCGCCTCTCGATACGGAGGAGGTTGACGCGCTCACCGCCGATGGACGTGTGCTGGCCGAAACCATTCGCTCGCCCGAAGCCGTGCCCGATGGCCCCCGGGCCGCGATGGACGGCTATGCCCTGCGCGCTGCCGACGGACTGGCCGAACGGCGCGTCGTGGCCGAATTGACCGCTGGCGTCACCCCGGAGCTGGCCATCGGCCCTGGCATGGCCGCCCGGATCATGACCGGCGCGCCTATGCCTGCCGGCGCCGATGCCATGATTCCCGTGGAGTTCACCGAGGAACGTGACGGGGTGCTGCGTGTGCAACGCGCCGTGCAGCCGGGTGAGTACGTCCATACGCCGGGTCAGGATATTGCTCGCGGCGCGGTGGTGCTGGAGCAAGGGAGCGTGATCGGCCCGCCCGAAGTGGGCCTGCTAGCCGCCCTTGGTCTCACCCGCGTGCGCGTGTACCGCCGGCCCCGCGTGGCGGTGCTCTCCACCGGCGACGAGATCGTCGAGCCGGGTACGCCGCGCCCTCCCGGCGGCGTGCGCGACTCCAACCGCTATGCCCTGCTCGCCGCGGCCCGTGAGGCCGGCTGCGAAACCCGGTCGCTGGGAATTGTCCGCGATGACCTGGCGGCGCAGCAGGAAGCCGTTCTCCGCGGTCTGGAGCAGGCCGATGTGTTGATCACCAGCGGCGGCGCGAGTATGGGAACGCGCGATCTGATCAAGACCATCCTGGCCGAGATCGGGACGATCCATTTTGGCCGGGTGGCCTTCAAGCCCGGCAAACCTACGACCTTCGCCACTACCAGCGACAAGTTGATCTTTGGACTGCCGGGGTACCCGGTCTCATCGCTGGTCTCATTCGAGGTCTTTGTGCGCCCGGCGCTACGCGCGCTGCAAGGCGATGCGCGGCCCATGCGCCCTCGCGTGCGCGTCACGCTGGCCGCGCCGGTGCGCCCCGCCCCTGATCGTCCTGAGTATCAGCGCATCGTGGTGCGCCAGGTCAATGGGCGCTTGCTGGCAACCACGACGGGCGCGCAGGGCAGTTCGCGCCTGCTCTCGCTTCGTGGGGCCAACGGGCTGCTGATTGTCCCCCCTGGCGACCGCGAGCGCCCCGCTGGCGCCGAACTGGAGGCTCTGCTGACGGGACCGATCTATGATGCCTGA
- the aroB gene encoding 3-dehydroquinate synthase has protein sequence MMPELTVATPSGAYPVIVAAGALSQLPDRLGALDLRGALWLVSDAAVAATHGASLAARLSQAGYQVQRYTVPSGEASKSQEQLWRLYDWMIGNGVERRDVVLALGGGVVGDLAGYAAATVLRGIAVVQLPTTLLAMVDAAVGGKTGINHPLGKNLIGAFHQPRLVLADTDTLASLPHRELCAGWAEVIKHGVIREAGLFAELERLAAERGWTDTGFGGWDAEDRELTDRLTSLIRRAVAVKVEVVNRDEREQGERITLNYGHTIGHAVEALVGDWALLHGEAVAIGMDIEARIAAAMGLCDLALVERQRRLLAAYGLSANLPSDVDLEALLALMSRDKKVRAGRIRWVLPTAIGSVTVCDDVPETTVRAVLDG, from the coding sequence ATGATGCCTGAGCTTACCGTTGCCACTCCCTCCGGCGCCTACCCCGTGATCGTCGCGGCGGGCGCGCTGAGCCAGTTGCCCGACCGGCTCGGCGCCCTTGATCTCCGTGGCGCCCTCTGGCTCGTGAGCGACGCGGCAGTGGCCGCAACCCATGGCGCATCGCTGGCCGCCCGGCTGAGCCAGGCGGGGTATCAGGTGCAGCGCTACACCGTACCCTCCGGTGAAGCCAGCAAGAGCCAGGAGCAACTCTGGCGGCTGTACGACTGGATGATCGGCAACGGCGTGGAACGGCGCGACGTGGTGCTGGCCCTCGGCGGCGGCGTGGTAGGCGACCTGGCGGGCTATGCCGCTGCGACGGTGCTGCGTGGCATCGCCGTGGTGCAACTGCCCACCACCCTGCTGGCTATGGTAGACGCGGCCGTGGGCGGCAAGACGGGCATCAACCACCCGCTGGGCAAGAATCTTATCGGCGCCTTCCACCAACCACGCCTGGTGCTCGCCGATACCGACACCCTCGCCAGCCTGCCGCATCGCGAGTTGTGCGCCGGGTGGGCTGAAGTGATCAAACACGGCGTCATCCGTGAGGCTGGCCTCTTCGCCGAGCTTGAGCGCCTCGCCGCCGAGCGCGGCTGGACCGACACAGGGTTCGGCGGCTGGGACGCCGAGGATCGGGAACTGACCGACCGCCTTACCAGCCTGATCCGGCGCGCCGTGGCGGTGAAGGTCGAGGTGGTCAATCGCGACGAGCGCGAGCAGGGCGAACGCATCACCCTCAACTACGGGCACACCATCGGTCACGCTGTTGAAGCCCTGGTAGGCGACTGGGCCCTGCTTCACGGGGAGGCGGTGGCCATTGGCATGGACATCGAGGCGCGCATCGCCGCCGCTATGGGCCTCTGCGACCTCGCCCTCGTCGAACGGCAGCGCCGCCTGCTCGCGGCTTATGGCCTGAGCGCCAACCTTCCATCCGATGTCGATCTCGAAGCCCTGCTCGCCCTGATGTCGCGCGATAAAAAAGTGCGCGCCGGGCGCATCCGCTGGGTGCTGCCGACGGCCATCGGCAGCGTCACGGTCTGCGACGACGTGCCCGAAACGACCGTGCGCGCCGTCCTCGACGGGTAG
- a CDS encoding MoxR family ATPase — MDSVKAFADRVINNVDQVIVGKRQAVELVLVALLCRGHVLLEDVPGTGKTVLAKSIARSIGCSFKRIQFTPDLLPSDVTGVSIFNQQSREFEFRPGPVFAQIVLADEINRATPKTQSALLEAMEERQITVDGETYVLPAPFIVLATQNPIEYEGTFPLPEAQLDRFLLRLHLGYPERLDEIAILKRQRQAHPLDSLQPVADIDELLQLQRTITEVYVDDLIEEYIVSLVSATRHHEDVYLGASARGSLALYRTAQARAAMRGHDFVTPDDIKALAGAVLGHRMIISPAARIRNVTAGAVIDEILGAVAVPGARAGRRFDRAGAVVSR, encoded by the coding sequence TTGGATAGCGTCAAAGCCTTCGCTGATCGCGTCATCAACAATGTTGATCAGGTGATCGTGGGCAAGCGCCAGGCTGTGGAACTGGTGCTGGTAGCGCTGTTATGCCGCGGCCACGTGCTGCTCGAAGATGTACCCGGCACCGGAAAGACCGTGCTGGCCAAGAGTATCGCGCGCTCAATCGGGTGCAGCTTCAAGCGCATTCAGTTCACCCCTGACCTTCTGCCTTCCGACGTGACCGGCGTTTCGATCTTCAACCAGCAGAGCCGCGAGTTCGAGTTCCGCCCCGGACCGGTGTTCGCGCAGATCGTGCTTGCCGACGAGATCAACCGCGCAACGCCCAAGACCCAGAGCGCCTTGCTGGAGGCGATGGAAGAGCGCCAGATCACCGTTGATGGCGAGACCTACGTCCTGCCCGCGCCCTTTATCGTGCTCGCCACCCAGAATCCCATTGAATACGAGGGCACCTTCCCGCTGCCCGAAGCCCAGCTCGACCGCTTTCTCCTGCGCCTGCATCTGGGTTATCCCGAGCGTCTTGACGAGATCGCCATCCTCAAGCGGCAGCGCCAGGCCCATCCCCTCGATTCGCTTCAACCGGTCGCCGACATTGACGAACTGCTCCAGTTGCAGCGGACCATTACCGAGGTCTACGTTGACGACCTGATCGAGGAATACATCGTTTCTCTGGTTAGCGCCACGCGCCATCACGAGGATGTCTACCTGGGCGCCAGCGCGCGCGGTTCCCTCGCCCTCTATCGCACGGCTCAGGCGCGGGCGGCGATGCGCGGGCACGATTTCGTTACTCCCGATGACATTAAGGCCCTGGCGGGAGCAGTGCTCGGCCATCGCATGATTATCAGCCCGGCGGCTCGCATTCGCAACGTCACCGCTGGAGCCGTGATTGACGAAATCCTGGGCGCGGTGGCCGTGCCCGGCGCGCGCGCCGGGCGGCGTTTCGATCGCGCGGGCGCGGTTGTGAGCCGCTAA